AACAAAAGGTACCAAAAGAAGTAATTTAGACTAACATATAAAGCGGTTTACTTGGCCTAAAGCGACCAAGCACTTAACAGCAATTACCAAGTTTTTAAAAGGGGGGCATTACCATGCACATGAGAAGAATTGAACCGTTCGAAAAGCATGCAAAGGAATACGACGTCTGGTTTGATGAAAATGAGCTCGTGTACCTTAGTGAACTGGAAGCTGTAAGAAGCATGATCCCTGTGGACGGCACAGGCATTGAAATTGGTGTGGGCACTGGCAGGTTTGCAGCGCCCTTAGGCATAAAGCTGGGGCTGGAACCGTCCAAAAGCATGGCATCCTTAGCACGTCAGCGGGGCATTGAGGTAGTGGAAGGTGAAGCGGAAGCACTTCCTTTCGAAGATGGTTCTTTTGATTTTGTCCTGATGGTAACGGTCATATGCTTCCTTAATGATGTGGGAAAAGCGCTGAGCGAGGCGTACAGGGTATTAAAACC
The genomic region above belongs to Coprothermobacter proteolyticus DSM 5265 and contains:
- a CDS encoding class I SAM-dependent methyltransferase; this translates as MRRIEPFEKHAKEYDVWFDENELVYLSELEAVRSMIPVDGTGIEIGVGTGRFAAPLGIKLGLEPSKSMASLARQRGIEVVEGEAEALPFEDGSFDFVLMVTVICFLNDVGKALSEAYRVLKPGGCIVIAFIDKNSPIGKMYEQRKNEDVFYKEATFYSVEEVSAVLQQAGFKNLSFCQTVFQEETKPGEVQKPQPGYGKGSFVVVRAEK